A window of Phycisphaeraceae bacterium genomic DNA:
AGAACCAGAGTGGCGTTGGGCTTGACGTCAACGACGCGAGCCATCACACGACCAGCCATGGTGTCGGTCCGGCTGGTCGAGCCTTCTCCCTCGAAAGTCTTCTCGAAGTCGTAGTTGACGCCCGGTTGGACGCCAAAGGAGTTCATCCGCATCTGAAGATTCAGTAGGTCTGACGCCCGGAGGTCGGGGAGCTGCGAGATTTCAGCGTCGGTCGTGACAGACTTTTCTGTGTCGATGGACTGCTCGGCGGAGTTGGTGAACGACTCGCGGACGATGATCATCACAAGATCGTTGACCTGGAACCGGCGGATGTCGGGTTGCTCGACGGCGGCAAAGCTGACGCTGGCCACACCCTGGTGCAGATGCTTGCGGCCATCGGATCGCTGAGCACTATCCGTCTCTTCGATCGGCACAGGGGCGGGGCCATAGAGGAACGTCCCGCCTTGTTGTTCATCGATGGACACAACATCCTGTGCATTCACGGGCAGTGCGAGGATCAGGGCTGCGGTGAGGGTCAGGGTGATTCTCATCGGCTGTCTCCCATAGCGAGGATGCCGGGGGTATCAACGCGTGCCTGACGATCGCCAGTGACGACGCCATAGAAGGTTCTTCCCGAGCTGTTGGACCTGAGCGCGACGGTGTCACCAATGGCACCGTTGTCGCGTGCCGTGGCGATGGTGCGGACCTGCATGGAGCCGATGACGCAGGTGACGTGGATCAGGTCTCCGCGTTTCACGACTTCCTCAGCGAGCAGATCGGAAGGTGCGATGGGTTCGCCCGCTCCGATGGAACGTCCGATGAGGAGGCCCCCGACCTGATCGAACGAGCGGTAGTAACCGGTTTGATCGAGGGGGAGTTCGAGGGAGCGAACTTCGAGATCACGGGCACGAAGCACGTCGCCACGGCGAAGCGGGGTGCGTGCGACAAGGACTTGATCCTTGCGGAAAACGCGCAGCCGGGCACGCCGTGGGGTCTCGTCTATGGCCGCTGAAACCCGCGAGAGAATCGCAACGTAACCTGCACCCTGAGGTCCCAACTCGATCGCGTAGCGTTCACCGAATAGAGGACGATCGAGTAGCGAGCGATCGCGAGGGTCAGCGTGCAGGACCAGGTCCTGTAGATCGACTCCGGTCTGCTGCGAGAGCTGTCTAAGAATCTGCTGTCTGAGCGTTCGCGGGGTCCCGACACTGATGGGCTGATCCGGGTTACTCGCCGCCATGCCGGGTTCAACGGCAACAGGCAGTGGTGCTTGTTGGAATGACTCGGTCTCAGCCGACTCGATGCGCTCGACGATGACGCTCGCGAAGCCCATCAACGACAGGTCGGCCCAGTTGGCGCCTGATTCTGTGAGATTCTGTCGGAGCAGCTCTGCTGATAGCTCGATGCTCATCTGCCCTGAGCTAAACGTGGCCACCGTTGCATCGGCCAATCGCACCGCAGCGGTGCCATCGAGTTCTGCGACGTCGGCGAGTCGTATCTCCGGCCCAGCAGACTCTGCACTGCGATGCAGGCGGATGCTGTCTGCGACAGCAAAGGTCGTGACAAGCAGCATGATCGCCAGTGGAGTCAGGCATCGAGTTGTGCTGCGGGTGGTGCTCATGTCTGCATCGTTCCGTGGTCAGGCTTCATCAGAACCGGCGGAGGTTGCCAACAACCTCAAGGGCCCGGTCGGCAGCCTGGATTGTCTGTGAGTTAAGCTCGAAGGCACGCTGGGTTTTGATCAGCGAGACGAGTTCGCGAACCATGTTGACGTTGGAGTTCTCGATGAATCCCTGCTGGATCGTCCCGAGGTTGCCTTCGCCGGGATTGCCCTGCACAGGTGGGCCCGATGCAGGCGTTTCGACGTAGACATTCCCGCCGATGGATTTGAGCCCAGCGGGGTTGATGAAGTTAGTGAGTTGGATCTGGCCAATTTCCTGAGAGTTACCTTCACGATCGAACGCCTGCACTGTGCCATCGGAGGCAATGTCGATCGAGACGGTTTCACCGGGGATCTGGAGACCGGGTACCAATCGATAGCCATCACGTGTGCCCAGGACGACCTCGCCGTCTGAGTTGACGTTGAAGTTCCCGGCACGGGTGTAGCCGATGCCGCCACCATCTTCAGTGACGATCTCGACTTCAAAGAATCCCGAGCCAGCGATCATCATGTCGAGCTCTTCGCCGGTTTCGATCGGTGATCCGGGCGAGAAGTCGTACTGCGTGTTGGAGACCTTGACACCCAAGCCGACCTGAAGGCCAGCAGGGCGCTGATCGCCCGCAGCGTTCTCGACGCCTGGCTGTTCTTTGTGCTGATAGATGAGGTCCTCGAAGTTCACACGAGAGGTCTTGAAGCCTGGCGTGTTGACGTTCGCGAGGTTGTTGGAGATCACGTCTAGATTGGTCGAAAGACTCGACAGGCCAGTAGCAGCGGAATGAAGGGCGATGACTGCCATGGTTGCGTAACTCCTAAGTCCTTCAGGCGACTCGGCCGAAGGTGTTGATAGCCCGGTCCATGACCAAGTCGTGGTACTGAATCATGCGTGCGTTGCCGGAGACCCCGCTGGTGGCCTTCGTGATATCCATCAAGGCAAGCCATGAGTTGACACCAGAGCCTTCGAGATAGCCCGCTTTGACCAGTGGATCGGCGACGCGCTCTCGCAGCTCGGGATCGGCGATGTTGAGCAGGTTTCCGCCGTGGAGCGTGATCGCGGTTCGATCCTCAACCCGAGTGACCTGGATCTGGGAGACAACCTCACCATCCTGATAGATCTCCCCGGTATCAGAGATCAGCGTATCGGGGGATTCGGAGAGATAGATGGGGCGATCGTTGTCATCGAGAACGCGTCGTCCAGCGGCGTTCACCAGTTCACCCCGGTTGTTGATTGCAAAGTTGCCATCTCGGGTGAGCAGGATGCCCGGGTCGCCGGTCTCTGGATCGATATCTTCGATCACAAAGAACTGGTCGTCCTGAGTGAGCATCACATCGAGATGTCGGCCTGTTTCCTTGGGTTGCCCGGTGCCAAAGCCGATGCGTTGAGGTGCAGCAAGCACCCCGCCACCGAGTTGTTCGAGGAGTTTGTTGGCGACACTCGGGCCGAAACCGTCTTCGATTCGCTCGGGATCGCGCTGCTGAACCTCAGGGATGACTGGCTTGAATCCGGTGGTCTCGGAGTTCGCCAGGTTGTTGCTAAAGACGTCCTGACGGTACATCGAGGTCAGGACGCCTGAGGCAGAGAGATACAGGCCGTAGTTCATCGGATCACCTCCGTGCGAACCGACCCGCTCGCGATCGAGCGGACTACGGGCCTGAAGGCCCCTCCGTGGGCCTTGTGCGCTGCGGGGAGAGAAACCTTGCTTTGCCGATCTGCGGATTCGAGAAGACCCGCGAGCGTCTTGATGCCGCGTGCCAGATCACCCTGTCCCAGGCGCAAGGCGAGGGAGAGTGTGCTCGGTGCTTCGGCGTGGGATTCAAGAGCTTTCATAGTCAACAACCTCAAAACGGGAGCTCCGCTGTCATGCGCACTCACGCAAGAGGTGTGCCATCAGCCAGTGCCAGATACGAATGAAGGTCGTTCTGCTCACTGAGGACCCGAAAAGCCCGGTGAAGCTGGGGAAGCGCGGTTTGTCGATAACCCGCTATCTCCGAGGACCACCACGCTTCTTGACGGCAACATGACCGTCAGAGCGCAGGCCCTGCGGGTGGAGCGCAAGGCCTGCGCTTCGGCAAGGGTTGCGCGAGGCGCAAGCCATGAGCGCAAAGCAGGCCCACATCAGCTAGCCAACGCGGCGTGCGAGGCGGCCTGATACAACGTGGCCATGGCTCAGCAAGAAGCAGCACTGGAAGCGGAGAATCTGCAGATCTCAGTCGATGGCTATCGCCTGCTCGACGGCGTGAGCCTCCGACTCGACCGCGGGCAGACCGGCGTTCTGCTCGGACCCAATGGCTGCGGAAAGACCACGCTGGCCAAAGTCGTCATGGGATTCCTGCCGATCCGGGACGGACGGCTCACTGTCCTGGGCGAAACCATCGGCGCGACACATGTTCACGCGCTGCGGGAGCGGCTTCGGCTGGTGAGTTCGACCCAGGCGCTGGGGAGTCAAGCTGGAACCCTCAGCGGGCTCGATCCATCAATGTCGCCCAGAGATGCGGTGCTGACCGGGATCGACGGGACGCTGATGCTCACCACCGCGCCGGTGAAAACTGATATCGATCACGCGATGCACCTGCTCGGCGTCGTCGGACTTCTAAATAAAGAAGCAAACGCCATCGGATCGCTATCGACGGGCGAGCAACGGCGTCTGCTGCTGGCTCGGGCGATGATGAAACCTCCCGAGTTGCTGATCCTGGATGAGGCGGCCGCCGGGCTGGATGTTGCCGGCCGGGAGCAGATGCTCCTGACCCTGCGGCTGCTCACGAGTGCCGAGCACCGCCCTGCCGTGCTGATGATCACCCATCACGTCGAGGAGATGCCCCCGAACACCGACCGCGTCTTCCTGATGAACCGTGGTCGGATTCTCGCGGAGGGAACGCCCAAAGAGGTCATGACCCCAGAACTGCTCACCCGGACCTTCGGCTGCAGGGTCTACGTCCGCCGGGCGAGCGGGCGCTATCTCCTGGAGGTCCTGCCGGAGGCGTGGCTGGACCTGCTTCCCGAGATTGATCGGGGAACACTCCAGCCCGGCCCGCTATGATGCAGACATGAAGAAGCTCAACCCCCTGCTGCTGATTTTCTCGTCCCCTGCGGTTGCCCTGGCTCATCCGGGTCAGCACAGCGGGTCCGACGCCTCACTCTTTGTTCACTGGCTGACTCAGCCCGACCACCTGCTCCTGACCCTCGCGGGCGTGGCAGTAGTGATCGGTCTCTGCATGGCCGTGGCCAAGATCGCGTGCAAGCAGCGACGCTAAGTGATGCTAGGCACCGACGAAACCCTGACACTGGCTGACTTTCAAAAGCACATCAGGGCGAGGTACCACGCCCAGGATTCGGCGCGTGGGACGCCAGGGACGTTCATGTGGCTCATCGAGGAGATCGGGGAGTTGGCCACCACGCTACAGAAGGTCCGTGGTGAAGGCGGGGCGACATCGGGCGGATCGACTCAGAAGGAGCTGGAGGGTGAGTTCGCGGACGTTCTCGCCTGGCTCTGCACGCTGGCCAATATTAATGACGTGG
This region includes:
- a CDS encoding flagellar basal body L-ring protein FlgH — translated: MRITLTLTAALILALPVNAQDVVSIDEQQGGTFLYGPAPVPIEETDSAQRSDGRKHLHQGVASVSFAAVEQPDIRRFQVNDLVMIIVRESFTNSAEQSIDTEKSVTTDAEISQLPDLRASDLLNLQMRMNSFGVQPGVNYDFEKTFEGEGSTSRTDTMAGRVMARVVDVKPNATLVLEARDEIHTDDETLSIIVSGTARAQDITTQNSIESDQLYGLHVRKEHSGELRKANKKGWITRTLDAVFDF
- the flgA gene encoding flagellar basal body P-ring formation chaperone FlgA, yielding MSTTRSTTRCLTPLAIMLLVTTFAVADSIRLHRSAESAGPEIRLADVAELDGTAAVRLADATVATFSSGQMSIELSAELLRQNLTESGANWADLSLMGFASVIVERIESAETESFQQAPLPVAVEPGMAASNPDQPISVGTPRTLRQQILRQLSQQTGVDLQDLVLHADPRDRSLLDRPLFGERYAIELGPQGAGYVAILSRVSAAIDETPRRARLRVFRKDQVLVARTPLRRGDVLRARDLEVRSLELPLDQTGYYRSFDQVGGLLIGRSIGAGEPIAPSDLLAEEVVKRGDLIHVTCVIGSMQVRTIATARDNGAIGDTVALRSNSSGRTFYGVVTGDRQARVDTPGILAMGDSR
- the flgG gene encoding flagellar basal-body rod protein FlgG gives rise to the protein MAVIALHSAATGLSSLSTNLDVISNNLANVNTPGFKTSRVNFEDLIYQHKEQPGVENAAGDQRPAGLQVGLGVKVSNTQYDFSPGSPIETGEELDMMIAGSGFFEVEIVTEDGGGIGYTRAGNFNVNSDGEVVLGTRDGYRLVPGLQIPGETVSIDIASDGTVQAFDREGNSQEIGQIQLTNFINPAGLKSIGGNVYVETPASGPPVQGNPGEGNLGTIQQGFIENSNVNMVRELVSLIKTQRAFELNSQTIQAADRALEVVGNLRRF
- a CDS encoding flagellar hook-basal body complex protein, translated to MNYGLYLSASGVLTSMYRQDVFSNNLANSETTGFKPVIPEVQQRDPERIEDGFGPSVANKLLEQLGGGVLAAPQRIGFGTGQPKETGRHLDVMLTQDDQFFVIEDIDPETGDPGILLTRDGNFAINNRGELVNAAGRRVLDDNDRPIYLSESPDTLISDTGEIYQDGEVVSQIQVTRVEDRTAITLHGGNLLNIADPELRERVADPLVKAGYLEGSGVNSWLALMDITKATSGVSGNARMIQYHDLVMDRAINTFGRVA
- a CDS encoding ATP-binding cassette domain-containing protein, whose protein sequence is MAQQEAALEAENLQISVDGYRLLDGVSLRLDRGQTGVLLGPNGCGKTTLAKVVMGFLPIRDGRLTVLGETIGATHVHALRERLRLVSSTQALGSQAGTLSGLDPSMSPRDAVLTGIDGTLMLTTAPVKTDIDHAMHLLGVVGLLNKEANAIGSLSTGEQRRLLLARAMMKPPELLILDEAAAGLDVAGREQMLLTLRLLTSAEHRPAVLMITHHVEEMPPNTDRVFLMNRGRILAEGTPKEVMTPELLTRTFGCRVYVRRASGRYLLEVLPEAWLDLLPEIDRGTLQPGPL
- a CDS encoding MazG nucleotide pyrophosphohydrolase domain-containing protein, giving the protein MLGTDETLTLADFQKHIRARYHAQDSARGTPGTFMWLIEEIGELATTLQKVRGEGGATSGGSTQKELEGEFADVLAWLCTLANINDVDLAKAVREKYLTEDGGPTGAK